A genome region from Penaeus vannamei isolate JL-2024 chromosome 20, ASM4276789v1, whole genome shotgun sequence includes the following:
- the HDAC6 gene encoding uncharacterized protein HDAC6 isoform X3, whose amino-acid sequence MTEDKENVLQPPRKNSGKGARTRRRGSVPVGAGGAKEGEGETGKPRRLAGIRPRISIEELRNAYKRQASTPQEEILPMFDPMAKAQESKGVTRGKTGLVYDERMAEHRCLWDANYPECPERLTHTLERCRQLRLIERCEPILPRSATEDEILKRHSRSHLYLLWSTKDEKNEEKLETISSHFDSIYIHPETHELALLAAGSTIDLVDAVMAGKIQNGMALIRPPGHHAMTTEFCGYCFFNNVALAAQVALEKHKLSRILIVDWDVHHGQGTQQMFYEDPRVLYFSIHRYENGTFWPELRESDYDNVGAGQGRGFNFNVPLNKTQMKNEDYLAVFHQVLLPVAYEFNPELVIVSAGYDAAVGCPEGEMEITPAFYAHLTSSLMALANGRVAVVFEGGYCLDSLAEGAALTLSALLGDPCPKLLDPISKPSLSMCESLLNLIYVQRPYWKCFQYQGSFSVHEKTNGDTGERHIPTLSYLGNATKPLKYDTRNCYPVQSQEAKEKIGLQLARLKQDKPPQMFGNNRLCLVYDEAMSNHHSLLEKEHPERPERTERIWKTLKQFGIIERATLLQSRYATQQELELIHTHEHVNLMASTSAQSEKELLSMQDKYKSIYLHPKSNEAALLAAGSLLQVIDDVCSNKSLSGIGVIRPPGHHAEQDHPHGFCLYNNVAVAAKYAITHHGCERVLILDWDVHHGNGVQHAFEADPKVLYISIHRYDHGLFFPSSEDANYDQVGSGEGEGYTVNIPWNKAKNQRRIGSGMGDAEYMSAMLQVVMPIAYQYDPQLVLVSAGFDAARGDPLGGCRVTPECYGHMTRLLSSLAGGRMVLALEGGYNLSSISYCMTMCAKALLGDPLPSLESGLVPNKNAVQSISDTIKTHKKYWTALSFQVDLPVEDVLCQGFGGGAQPVESGASGSEVSSCNVSPVSTPSTASPPYVSAPSSPDKTWKNGKCKDNGASPQLECNSGRTKCDSEQMDIDITPNPELQKSVRCRVKSEKAASASVAEQRDVKAGGMQKQFGSEGSSRMSRRKVGDQGGTGESANHTSTPIRPSRPVKNVGLMLRAAASCAGIVKGTTAIVTSENTCDACYKATTLDSGSINGILKQCKELKLLHACTRLEPRPASEEEILSVHTKETLESHVQRGTCSKSPCLGNPALTAAGSFVELISEVVQGNVLNGLALLQISDHASSGDQIISNNYINNLAVGTQYALDNVGLQRVLIVNWNAQNGYNTQNLFYSDPRVLMFSVNLTDDRSATKESVDRRGENKGLGYTFDLSLNRDSQSKNFTQGDYLTILHQIILPVAYEFCPELVLLAIGNDLVHQSPTVSPLIYSHITTMLMPLAQGHLAVMLEVGNAKEITKDIAAATLSALLDKAVELLPVIYENTSEVQDSVVNMINVQATTWKSLKQHAQASCINAKKQANASLTVLCDEQQRIAKAFDGCVTTPTHTLCLAYDEGMMEHFSYDDETHPERPERISCIFQRLQEFGIVGRCHHVKARLASAAELETVHSPKHIKFMSSLHSKKPRELQGMQNSFESIFFHRQTNNAALLASGSLLEVVDSVLRGESRRGLAVIRPPGHHAEKTEPCGFCIYNNVAVAAKHAIGAHGLSRVLIVDWDVHHGNGIQHMFEDDPQVLYVSIHRYDNGKFFPGSPDANYNRAGTKKGKGYNVNIPWNKSGMGDGDYMAAMVEVILPIAYQFNPELVLVSAGFDAAVGDPLGGCKVSPECYGHMTKLLSCLAGGRVIVALEGGYNLNTISYCMTMCAKALLGDPLIPLSQGLAACSSACETLNNVVSVHQKFWSALDLQSKGMASSNQKSKKITKPSPSVDLTDRSPEIPDRKTGLDELTSTLSQMSLGKEREGAKSTEVVEVKMEEEDGAVGGACATQAEGLNTFLLTEVSGAESMYAVVPLQWCPHLESVQPVPKSSLDAFSPCEECKDLSENWVCLTCYKVLCGRFVNEHMLMHGVMEEHYMVLSYADLSVWCYSCDSYIHHEILQEAKRAAHISKFGEDIPGSL is encoded by the exons aTGACGGAGGACAAGGAAAATGTTCTCCAACCCCCACGGAAGAACTCAGGAAAGGGAGCGAGGACCCGGCGACGTGGGAGTGTCCCGGTAGGAGCAGGTGGAgccaaagaaggggagggggagacag GGAAACCACGCCGATTGGCAGGGATTAGACCAAGAATCTCCATTGAAGAACTGAGAAATGCATACAAACGGCAAGCTTCCACACCTCAGGAGGAAATATTACCAATGTTCGATCCTATGGCCAAG GCTCAGGAGAGCAAAGGAGTCACCCGTGGAAAAACTGGTCTGGTCTACGATGAACGCATGGCCGAGCACCGATGTCTGTGGGACGCCAACTACCCTGAGTGTCCTGAGAGACTGACACACACCCTAGAAAG ATGTCGGCAGCTGAGATTAATCGAGCGTTGTGAGCCAATATTGCCAAGAAGTGCAACTGAAGACGAGATCCTGAAAAGGCATTCTCGGTCACATCTCTACCTCTTGTGGAGTACGAAGGAtgagaaaaacgaggaaaaactGGAAACCATCTCTTCGCACTTTGActcaatatatattcatcca GAAACCCATGAACTTGCACTCTTGGCAGCAGGGAGCACCATAGATCTAGTGGATGCAGTAATGGCTGGAAAGATTCAGAATGGAATGGCTCTTATTAG ACCTCCAGGACATCACGCAATGACGACGGAGTTTTGTGGTTATTGTTTCTTCAATAATGTAGCTCTGGCGGCTCAGGTGGCCTTGGAGAAACACAAGCTGTCACGTATTCTGATTGTGGATTGGGACGTTCACCATGGCCAGGGTACTCAGCAGATGTTTTATGAGGATCCAAG GGTCTTGTACTTCTCCATCCACCGCTATGAAAATGGAACCTTCTGGCCTGAGCTTCGGGAAAGTGACTACGACAATGTTGGAGCTGGTCAGGGTCGAGGTTTCAACTTCAACGTACCTCTAAACAAGACTCAGATGAAGAATGAGGATTATTTAGCAGTATTTCATCAGGTCCTCCTTCCTGTGGCATATGAG TTCAATCCAGAGTTGGTCATAGTGTCAGCAGGATATGATGCAGCTGTTGGATGTCCAGAG GGAGAAATGGAGATTACCCCTGCCTTTTATGCTCACCTCACCTCTAGTCTCATGGCTCTGGCAAATGGACGTGTAGCTGTTGTCTTTGAG GGTGGCTACTGTCTTGATTCGCTAGCAGAAGGAGCTGCTCTGACGCTTAGTGCCCTTCTGGGAGACCCTTGCCCAAAGCTTCTGGATCCCATTTCCAAACCCTCACTAAG CATGTGTGAGTCTCTGCTCAATCTTATCTACGTCCAGAGGCCATACTGGAAGTGTTTCCAGTACCAAGGGTCCTTCTCTGTCCACGAGAAGACGAATGGGGACACGGGAGAGCGCcacatccccaccctctcctacctcGGCAATGCGACAAAGCCCCTTAAGTACGATACAAGGAACTGCTATCCTGTCCAGTCACAGGAGGCCAAGGAAAAGATCGGGCTCCAGTTAGCCAGGCTGAAGCAAG ATAAACCTCCTCAGATGTTTGGGAATAATAGACTCTGCTTGGTGTATGATGAGGCCATGAGTAATCACCATAGTTTGTTGGAAAA AGAGCATCCAGAAAGAccggaaagaacagagagaatatGGAAAACTCTGAAGCAGTTTGGCATCATAGAAAGAGCAACTCTCTTGCAG TCACGATATGCCACACAGCAAGAGCTAGAGCTCATTCACACACATGAGCATGTAAACCTAATGGCAAGCACAAGTGCACAGAGTGAAAAGGAGCTCTTGAGTATGCAGGATAAGTACAAGTCGATATACCTTCACCCCAAGAGCAATGAAGCTGCTCTTCTTGCCGCTGGGAGCCTCTTGCAG GTTATAGATGACGTATGCAGTAACAAAAGCTTAAGTGGAATAGGAGTAATTCGTCCTCCGGGCCACCATGCTGAGCAGGATCATCCGCATGGCTTCTGTTTGTACAACAATGTGGCCGTTGCTGCTAAGTATGCCATTACCCACCATGGTTGTGAAAG AGTGCTGATCCTTGACTGGGATGTTCACCACGGTAATGGCGTGCAGCATGCATTCGAGGCTGATCCAAAGGTCCTCTACATTTCCATCCACCGTTATGACCAcggcctcttcttcccttcttctgaaGATGCCAATTATGACCAGGTTGGCTctggagagggggaaggctaCACAGTCAATATTCCATGGAATAag GCTAAAAATCAAAGGAGAATAGGG AGTGGTATGGGAGACGCGGAGTACATGTCAGCAATGCTACAGGTGGTAATGCCGATAGCATACCAGTACGACCCCCAGTTAGTGCTTGTGTCGGCAGGGTTTGACGCAGCTCGTGGTGACCCGCTTGGAG GTTGTCGTGTCACTCCTGAATGCTATGGCCACATGACCAGGCTCTTGTCAAGCTTAGCCGGGGGCCGCATGGTCCTGGCACTAGAAGGCGGCTACAACCTAAGCAGTATCAGTTACTGCATGACTATGTGTGCCAAGGCTCTTCTGGGCGATCCTCTACCCTCGCTTGAGTCGGGACTTGTGCCTAACAAGAATGCTGTGCAATCCATATCTGATACCATTAAAACCCATAAAAAGTACTGGACAGCTCTTTCCTTCCAG GTTGATCTTCCTGTTGAGGATGTTCTGTGCCAAGGCTTTGGAGGTGGGGCCCAACCTGTGGAGTCAGGTGCTTCTGGTTCTGAAGTCTCTTCATGTAATGTGTCTCCTGTCTCCACTCCGTCCACTGCATCCCCTCCTTATGTCTCTGCTCCATCTTCTCCTGATAAGACTTGGAAGAATGGAAAGTGTAAGGATAACGGAGCATCTCCACAATTGGAATGCAACTCTGGAAGGACCAAGTGTGATTCAGAACAAATGGACATAGACATTACACCAAACCCTGAATTGCAGAAGTCTGTGAGATGCAGAGTGAAAAGTGAAAAAGCTGCTTCAGCCTCAGTTGCAGAACAAAGGGATGTAAAAGCTGGAGGAATGCAGAAACAGTTTGGTTCAGAAGGAAGTTCAAGGATGAGCAGGAGAAAGGTTGGGGATCAAGGTGGCACAGGGGAGAGCGCTAACCACACATCGACACCCATCCGGCCAAGTAGACCAGTAAAAAATGTAGGCCTTATGCTCAGAGCTGCTGCATCATGTGCTGGAATTGTGAAAGGAACAACAGCTATTGTTACCAGTGAAAATACCTGTGATGCTTGTTATAAAGCAACCACACTAGATTCTGGAAGCATTAATGGGATTCTAAAACAATGTAAAGAATTGAAACTTTTACATGCATGTACAAGATTAGAGCCAAGACCAGCATCTGAGGAGGAAATTTTGTCAGTCCACACCAAAGAAACACTGGAAAGTCATGTGCAGAGAGGGACATGTAGCAAAAGCCCCTGTTTGGGCAACCCTGCACTGACTGCAGCTGGAAGCTTTGTAGAGTTGATTAGTGAAGTGGTACAGGGGAATGTGCTCAATGGTTTAGCTCTTTTACAGATATCTGATCATGCCAGTTCAGGTGATCAGATAATTAGCAATAACTACATTAATAATTTAGCAGTTGGAACTCAGTATGCTTTAGATAATGTTGGGCTACAAAGGGTGCTCATTGTTAACTGGAATGCTCAGAATGGTTATAATACTCAGAATCTTTTCTACAGTGATCCAAGAGTCTTAATGTTTTCTGTTAACCTCACTGATGATCGGAGTGCAACCAAAGAGTCAGTTGACAGACGAGGAGAGAACAAGGGCCTCGGTTATACCTTTGATTTAAGCCTTAATAGAGATTCCCAGAGTAAAAACTTCACCCAAGGAGATTATCTCACAATACTCCACCAAATCATCTTACCTGTGGCCTATGAATTTTGCCCAGAGTTGGTTCTCTTAGCAATTGGGAATGACTTAGTGCACCAATCCCCAACAGTGTCTCCACTCATTTATTCTCATATAACTACAATGTTGATGCCTTTAGCTCAAGGCCATTTAGCTGTGATGTTAGAGGTTGGAAATGCCAAGGAAATAACCAAAGATATTGCTGCTGCCACATTGTCAGCACTGCTAGACAAAGCAGTAGAACTTTTGCCAGTAATTTATGAAAACACATCAGAAGTACAAGATTCAGTTGTTAATATGATAAACGTACAAGCAACAACCTGGAAGAGTTTAAAACAACATGCTCAGGCCTCCTGTATTAATGCAAAGAAGCAGGCAAATGCATCTTTAACAGTATTGTGTGATGAACAGCAAAGAATTGCCAAAGCATTTG ATGGTTGTGTAACTACCCCCACACATACGCTTTGCCTTGCCTATGATGAGGGAATGATGGAACACTTCAGCTATGATGATGAGACTCACCCTGAAAGGCCAGAGAGAATTAGTTGCATCTTCCAGCGGTTGCAAGAATTTGGCATTGTTGGCCGCTGCCACCATGTGAAG GCAAGGTTAGCCTCAGCAGCAGAGTTAGAAACTGTCCACAGCCCTAAGCACATCAAATTTATGTCAAGTTTACACAGCAAGAAGCCGAGAGAGTTGCAAGGAATGCAGAACAGCTTTGAATCCATCTTCTTCCATCGTCAGACAAATAATGCTGCTCTTTTGGCTTCAGGCTCTCTCCTGGAA GTAGTTGACAGCGTTCTAAGAGGTGAAAGCCGACGTGGACTCGCAGTTATACGTCCTCCTGGCCACCATGCAGAGAAGACTGAGCCATGTGGTTTCTGCATATACAACAATGTAGCCGTGGCTGCGAAACATGCCATTGGAGCTCATGGTTTGAGTCG AGTACTGATCGTGGACTGGGATGTGCATCACGGCAACGGGATACAGCACATGTTTGAAGATGACCCACAAGTCCTTTATGTCTCAATCCACCGCTATGATAATGGCAAGTTCTTCCCAGGCAGTCCTGATGCCAACTACAACAGGGCAGGCaccaagaaaggaaaaggatataATGTTAATATCCCCTGGAATAAG AGTGGTATGGGTGACGGAGACTACATGGCAGCCATGGTAGAAGTAATCCTACCAATTGCGTATCAGTTTAACCCCGAGCTGGTATTGGTATCTGCCGGTTTTGATGCAGCTGTTGGAGACCCTTTAGGAG GCTGCAAAGTTTCCCCTGAATGCTACGGCCACATGACAAAATTATTGTCATGCCTTGCTGGCGGTCGAGTTATTGTTGCTCTAGAAGGCGGTTACAACTTGAACACAATCAGCTACTGTATGACCATGTGTGCAAAGGCTCTTTTAGGggaccctctcatccctctcagtCAGGGCCTTGCAGCATGTTCAAGTGCCTGTGAGACTTTGAACAATGTCGTGTCTGTACATCAGAAGTTCTGGTCAGCATTAGACTTGCAG AGCAAAGGAATGGCATCCAGTAATCAGAAATCTAAAAAGATCACAAAGCCGTCTCCGTCTGTTGATCTTACTGATAGAAGTCCAGAGATCCCAGATAGAAAAACTG GTCTTGATGAATTAACAAGCACCCTCAGCCAAATGAGTCTGggcaaagaaagggaaggagccaAGTCTACGGAAGTTGTTGAggtaaaaatggaggaggaggatggagccgtAGGAGGCGCTTGTGCCACACAAGCGGAAGGCCTGAATACGTTTTTACTAACGGAAGTTTCAGGAGCAGAG TCTATGTATGCAGTTGTTCCTTTGCAATGGTGTCCACACTTAGAATCAGTGCAGCCTGTGCCAAAGAGTAGCTTGGATGCCTTCAGTCCATGTGAAGAGTGCAAAGACTTGTCAGAGAATTGGGTGTGTCTCACCTGCTACAAG GTTTTGTGTGGACGATTTGTAAATGAGCATATGCTGATGCATGGTGTAATGGAAGAACATTACATGGTGCTAAGTTACGCTGACTTGTCTGTTTGGTGCTATTCATGCGACTCCTATATCCATCATGAG ATCCTGCAGGAAGCAAAACGGGCAGCTCACATTAGCAAATTCGGAGAGGATATCCCAGGCTCATTGTGA